From the genome of Acropora palmata chromosome 8, jaAcrPala1.3, whole genome shotgun sequence:
CAGTAAAGCACAGATTGGATGGGTGGCATGTTGGTAAAGGTGCGTTGACCTACATTACTAAGACCATTTCTATCTATTATGATGGTAATGATTGTGATGCTGAGAATCTACTGAGAATCACACTGAGCaataattcttattattattattcacaacATTGTATGTAGGTACAGGTAAAAAGATAGATGCCCTTGCAAAGAAGAAAGACTGTGCTGTGCTTCAAAAGTGGAAAAAGACCATTGTGAACCACATGTTCTGGTGTACAGCATCCTCTAATGATGATGACCATGACTTGAAAGAGGCAAAGTGGGTATCCATAACCAACCACATTATGGATAAACATTCAGGCCATGAAAACCCCCTTTTCCCcaagtgtcttcatggcagATTGCATTGCAGggagcagaaaaaaaagtggcTCAAACCAGGTAAATTATGTTGAACTTGGTAGAGGTGTTAAGGGTTTAAGCTGTGACTCTTTTCTACATACATATTCCAGAGTGCACATGTGCATCTCTTTTGCAGGCACACAACCTTATGAGAACCTGACAGGGCTTCTCACAAAGAAGTCGCTTTTGAAGGACATCCGACAGATGGCAGGTCAACATGCCACCACATCTCTTGAGGCATTTCATTCTGTGCAAAACCACTTTGCTGCTAAACTCCTAGCCTTCTCCTACCATGGAATGAGAAGCAGGTACTATGCACCTCAAACTTGAAACTGCTAAAATTAAGACTGCCACTGCCTGCAAAGTAGTTTATTATTGATGGGGTCACTATAAACTACAATGAAGATGCCATGTGATTAGATTCactgtttacaaaaaaaacaatgattggTTATTTGTAAACAGTGAATCTAACCACATGGCATCTTCACTGTCTCCCCAAAAAGCCTCATGCAGGAcccattacaatttttttcaggttaCAGATAGCAATCATGCATTTCAACGAAAATAGTGACAGGGAACAAGCAAAGCTTCCAGATGGATCAGAACGTGTCAACATCGCTTTTCCTAAGTATAAAAAGGGAGAACACTCAATAAAAAAGATTTTGGTGAAGTGTACTTACAGTAAGTATACCCCCTAAATCAGGATAGAGACATCAGTTGTGGCACATGAACAGTTCGCTTAACTTCTGTAAGTATACCTGCTGACGCACAATTATTGTTCTTACAATGCTTTGCATTCTCTCCCGCAGGATATGTAGCTGACCTCAAAGACAGTGTAGCTAGGATTCTTGAGGGACTTGAAAGCAATGTCCTAGAAAGATCTGCTGCTCCCCGTTCACTGTCATCAGACTACACTCGTCCTGATAAGCAGACTGCCGTCATGACATTTAAATCAGGATTTAAGAAGTGATTCTTTGCCTCAGACAGAAGAACTGAACTTGATATGCACCCCTTATAATATTGATTGAGAGCATCTGTAGCACTCATTGGAAATGAAATATGTCAATTACAGAATTTCCCATTATTGTAACTCCCCCTAAACTGTAAACAACTAACAGATCAATTGACGGCaccacttgaaaataattaaaagctATAATTCCAAGGAAGCATATAGTGCAGCTCAACAATTCAACCAATTTTGTCAACATTGCATACTGTTCACTGTGTTTTCATTTGtgtaaaatataaaaacagtgccattttttttttaatttaataaacaTAACCAAAGCAGGGGTTCAAGTACCATTTTCGCTTCAAATCACAAAGAAATAGTTCAAATATATGTCATTCCATCTTGATTACTCGCCTGGAAATCTAAATCCTTCGAAAACAAAGTCGTCTTCGATGCCCGGGGGAGGGAAATGCGCACGAATACAACAAACCGCACACGACAGAAGAACAACTCGAACTTCCCTTCCCAAAATACCCCAACACCACCTCGCCAACTGTCTATACGCTATATGCCGATTTTGCTTGTGTGGTGGGCCTTCGTATGCTTCGTGGTACTGCTGTTTGTACTGGTACCACGCTGTTTGAAGAACCCAGCGATTCAAGCACACAGCGTGGAAACCAGGGTGTTGTGTAATACACACGGGTGGCTCAGCCAGTCCTTCGGCGTCGACTGCTTCATTGTTTTTAGCTACCACACAATCTATTTCCGAACAACAGACGCACTCCTGAACGATTTAATGGCAGTTTCCACATTGACACCTAGAATTATGAAGAGCTCCAGTGATATAAAAACTTATTCACACACAAAATACGATTCACGATAATATTTCTCGAGAAAAATAACGTTGCATTCTATAGCTATATCAAcatgtttttcagttttatttcgAATTTCTTCCATCAGAAGATAACTTTATTGCTGTTATCATCATATTCAGTCCCTAAGCTAATTACAGTGCTTTTGGTAAAGAAAACACACGATGCTGCAACATCACTTACCAGTCTGTGATTTGCAAACGCTCGAACTGATCCTGGTCAGAATCGTTTGTAGAGTCCGTACCCGAGCTTGCTCTGCTGTCGTAAGGCTCAAACAAGTACAGCTGTGCTCCCTCACAATCGGCTAGTGTCACTGCATCGCCAGTTTCGTACATACTGTCGTTAGACGACGAAAGCGACGAAGGAGAACTACGACAACCTCCAGAATCCATGCATGCGTTTTGTTTTTGGGTAAACACAGGGTTCTCCAATGTACGTCATAGGCCACGTGTCAGAAGTCCAAGCAAATTGTACTTCCGGTCTTAAAATGAGCacaattttgcttttgtcaGGCCATTTTCAGCCTTTTGGGCACttcgttttcaattttttttcattttcctgtcAATACATCAAAAAATCTACCTTCTAGGCAAAAGCTCAAGTGAGGTTTAGAGTATCCCTTTAAATGGTCATCGAGTCCCATTCCAATTGGACACTGGTGCAATAGTGAACATCTTACCTGAAGCGTCTTGCAAAGAAGTGTATGGGGAAGGTAGCCTATCCTTGTTGGACAATGCAGACGTAACTCTTGTCATGTACAACAGAACTGAGGAGAAGCCGATCGGCAAGAAACGTGTCCAGGTTGTGAATCCCagaaatggaaggaaataCAGTGTGGAATTTGTAGTTGTAAAAGGAAAAGGC
Proteins encoded in this window:
- the LOC141890355 gene encoding uncharacterized protein LOC141890355 — translated: MEHMNVATIAYSTFMQHQKSYLHPAVERTYRQQQCTLLNEIKSEGRDLILGGDGRCDSPGHSAKYGSYSLMDVEKNKILDFQLVQSNEVKNSAAMEKEGLERSLKYLTEEGLSVNTLITDRHVQIRKYMREKWPAVKHRLDGWHVGKGTGKKIDALAKKKDCAVLQKWKKTIVNHMFWCTASSNDDDHDLKEAKWVSITNHIMDKHSGHENPLFPKCLHGRLHCREQKKKWLKPGTQPYENLTGLLTKKSLLKDIRQMAGQHATTSLEAFHSVQNHFAAKLLAFSYHGMRSRLQIAIMHFNENSDREQAKLPDGSERVNIAFPKYKKGEHSIKKILVKCTYSKYTP